One stretch of Variovorax sp. TBS-050B DNA includes these proteins:
- the coxB gene encoding cytochrome c oxidase subunit II encodes MKSIWRNKYRLANLLLAAGAAFSGAAHAVNDLPGGPSVRQLNLPLGVTKIAQEQHFLHTVMMIICTVIFIAVFSVMFYSIWKHRKSVGHKAANFHESVVVEVIWTIVPFLIVIVMALPATKVLVAQKDTTNADLTIKTTGYQWKWGYDYLSGEGEGLAFISTLDSKHRAISDAGAKGDVPADYLFKVDNPLVVPVQKKVRIITTANDVIHAFAVPQLGIKQDAIPGFVRDTWFRAETVGDYYGQCQELCGKEHAYMPIHVKVVSAADYTAWVDAKRKEAAAKLDDPSKVWALPEMMVRGEKVYAANCAACHQANGKGAGPIKPLDASPKVVDADHKVQLLVLLNGQNNGAMPSWKQLSDTDLAAVATYTKNSWSNKTGQIVQPAEVLALRGK; translated from the coding sequence ATGAAGAGCATTTGGCGCAATAAGTACAGGCTGGCAAATCTGTTGCTGGCGGCCGGCGCGGCTTTCAGCGGCGCGGCGCACGCAGTCAACGATCTGCCCGGCGGCCCCTCGGTGCGCCAGCTGAATCTTCCGCTTGGCGTCACCAAGATCGCGCAGGAGCAGCATTTCCTCCATACGGTGATGATGATCATCTGCACGGTCATCTTCATCGCCGTGTTCTCGGTCATGTTCTATTCGATCTGGAAGCACCGCAAGTCGGTGGGCCACAAGGCCGCGAACTTCCATGAATCGGTGGTGGTCGAGGTCATCTGGACCATCGTGCCCTTCCTCATCGTGATCGTGATGGCGCTGCCCGCCACCAAGGTGCTCGTGGCCCAGAAGGACACCACCAACGCCGACCTCACGATCAAGACCACCGGCTACCAGTGGAAGTGGGGCTACGACTACCTGAGCGGCGAAGGCGAGGGCCTGGCCTTCATCTCCACGCTCGACAGCAAGCACCGCGCCATCTCCGACGCGGGCGCCAAGGGCGACGTTCCGGCCGACTACCTCTTCAAGGTCGACAACCCGCTGGTCGTGCCGGTCCAGAAGAAGGTCCGCATCATCACCACCGCCAACGACGTGATCCACGCCTTCGCGGTGCCGCAGCTCGGCATCAAGCAGGACGCGATTCCCGGCTTCGTGCGCGACACATGGTTCCGCGCCGAGACCGTGGGCGACTACTACGGCCAGTGCCAGGAACTCTGCGGCAAGGAACACGCCTACATGCCGATCCACGTGAAGGTGGTCTCGGCCGCCGACTACACCGCCTGGGTCGACGCCAAGCGCAAGGAAGCCGCGGCCAAGCTCGACGACCCGAGCAAGGTCTGGGCCCTGCCCGAAATGATGGTGCGCGGCGAGAAGGTCTATGCGGCCAACTGCGCGGCCTGCCACCAGGCCAACGGCAAGGGCGCAGGCCCGATCAAGCCGCTCGACGCGAGCCCCAAGGTGGTCGATGCCGACCACAAGGTGCAGCTGCTGGTGCTGCTCAACGGCCAGAACAACGGCGCGATGCCGTCGTGGAAGCAACTGAGCGATACCGACCTCGCGGCGGTCGCCACGTACACGAAGAACAGCTGGTCGAACAAGACCGGCCAGATCGTGCAGCCGGCCGAAGTTCTGGCCCTGCGCGGCAAGTGA